From a region of the Sinorhizobium sp. B11 genome:
- a CDS encoding SDR family oxidoreductase has translation MTQKRLRAALVTGAAKRIGRAIAEDLVADGFSVAIHANGSLAEAESFAAELRQKGHQAVAIKADLANVDETEELVGKACEALGPLDLLVNNASIFLEDSLRKFDARVWDEHFAVHVRAPSILAAKFAEQLPETAEGLIVNIIDQRVWALRPSFYSYTLSKSALWTATQTMAQALAPRIRVNAIGPGPSMPSERQLQEDFQAQVSALILKRGPELKEFGRTIRFLFETPSITGQMIALDGGQHLAWQTPDVLEIKE, from the coding sequence TTGACCCAGAAAAGACTTCGCGCGGCGCTTGTGACGGGTGCCGCCAAAAGAATAGGCCGGGCGATTGCCGAAGACCTTGTTGCTGATGGATTTTCGGTCGCAATCCATGCCAACGGCTCGCTCGCCGAAGCCGAGAGCTTTGCGGCGGAATTGCGGCAGAAGGGCCATCAGGCGGTTGCGATCAAGGCAGATCTCGCCAATGTTGACGAGACCGAGGAGCTTGTCGGAAAGGCGTGCGAGGCGCTCGGACCGCTCGATCTTCTCGTTAATAACGCATCGATTTTCCTCGAGGATTCGCTCCGCAAATTCGACGCACGAGTATGGGACGAGCACTTTGCCGTCCATGTTCGCGCGCCTTCGATACTCGCCGCTAAATTCGCCGAACAGCTACCGGAAACGGCCGAGGGGCTGATCGTCAACATTATCGACCAGCGCGTCTGGGCACTGCGGCCGAGCTTCTACTCCTATACTCTGTCGAAATCGGCGCTGTGGACGGCGACCCAGACGATGGCGCAGGCGTTGGCCCCACGCATCCGCGTCAACGCGATCGGTCCCGGCCCATCGATGCCGAGCGAGCGGCAATTGCAGGAAGACTTCCAAGCACAGGTTTCAGCCCTTATCTTGAAGCGGGGACCTGAGCTCAAGGAATTCGGCCGAACGATTCGTTTTCTGTTCGAGACCCCTTCGATCACGGGTCAGATGATTGCACTCGACGGCGGCCAGCATCTCGCTTGGCAAACGCCTGATGTGCTGGAGATCAAGGAATGA
- a CDS encoding porin family protein, giving the protein MRILFAGLMASALAVGGFSVAHAADAVDQVPQAPVAEETPAPVNNWQGFYLGGAATYNMGSFGHDRDTYDWGGQLFTGYNFQQGQIVYGAEADLGYGDADVTQDGIKNKTGWNGSVRGRVGYDLNPFLLYGTAGLALANTKVSDGTSSDSKTAYGYTVGAGVEAFVTNNITTRLEYRYTDYQDKDYNLDSGSVSRGFDENSVKVGIGVKF; this is encoded by the coding sequence ATGCGTATACTCTTTGCTGGCCTCATGGCTTCCGCTCTCGCCGTTGGCGGTTTCTCGGTAGCCCACGCAGCTGATGCCGTGGATCAGGTTCCGCAGGCCCCGGTTGCTGAGGAGACCCCGGCTCCGGTCAACAACTGGCAGGGCTTCTACCTCGGTGGCGCAGCGACCTACAACATGGGCAGCTTCGGTCACGACCGTGACACCTACGATTGGGGCGGCCAGCTCTTCACCGGTTACAACTTCCAGCAGGGCCAGATCGTTTACGGTGCTGAAGCCGATCTCGGTTACGGCGATGCGGACGTGACTCAGGACGGCATCAAGAACAAGACCGGCTGGAATGGCTCCGTCCGCGGCCGCGTCGGTTACGACCTGAACCCCTTCCTGCTTTATGGTACGGCAGGTCTGGCGCTCGCCAACACTAAGGTTTCCGACGGCACGTCTTCCGACAGCAAGACCGCCTACGGCTATACGGTCGGCGCCGGTGTCGAAGCCTTCGTGACCAACAACATCACGACGCGTCTGGAATACCGCTACACCGACTACCAGGACAAGGACTACAATCTCGACTCCGGCAGCGTTTCGCGCGGCTTCGACGAAAACAGCGTCAAGGTCGGTATCGGCGTCAAGTTCTGA
- a CDS encoding glutathione S-transferase, whose amino-acid sequence MKLLCSPTSPFSSKVRMASRHLGLETTEIRVDTNAGPAILVDNNPLGKIPTLLTDDGVSIFDSIAIMHYFDRLKKGALYPSKKGKRTDAEVLEALCDGVCDCLLAIVYERRFRDEEKMHQPWIDRQWKKVETALNYLAANTPKLGKKMHGGHFALAATIGYLDLRFKGQWEEDHAELIGWLREFEKKFDGYEQLKPQT is encoded by the coding sequence ATGAAGCTTCTCTGCTCCCCGACCTCCCCTTTCTCCAGCAAGGTGCGCATGGCTTCGCGCCATCTCGGCCTGGAGACTACGGAAATCCGGGTCGATACGAATGCGGGACCGGCGATCCTCGTGGACAACAACCCGCTCGGCAAGATCCCGACGCTGCTGACGGATGACGGTGTTTCCATCTTCGACAGCATCGCCATCATGCATTATTTCGACCGGCTCAAGAAGGGGGCGCTCTATCCTTCCAAAAAGGGCAAGCGCACGGATGCCGAAGTGCTGGAAGCGCTCTGCGACGGCGTCTGCGACTGCCTGCTGGCGATCGTCTACGAACGCCGCTTCCGCGACGAAGAAAAGATGCATCAGCCCTGGATCGACCGGCAGTGGAAGAAGGTCGAGACCGCACTGAACTATCTGGCCGCCAATACGCCGAAGCTCGGCAAGAAGATGCATGGCGGGCATTTCGCGCTCGCCGCCACGATCGGCTACCTCGACCTGCGCTTCAAGGGCCAGTGGGAGGAAGACCATGCCGAACTGATCGGCTGGCTGCGGGAATTCGAAAAGAAGTTCGACGGCTACGAGCAATTGAAGCCGCAGACCTGA
- a CDS encoding 23S rRNA (adenine(2030)-N(6))-methyltransferase RlmJ, translating into MNYRHIYHAGNFADVLKHAVLARLVRYMQKKDAGFRVLDTHAGIGLYDLSSEEAQKTGEWQDGIGKLLETDLGPQVSELLEPYLTAIRELNPQGGLRFYPGSPKLARMLFRPQDRLSAMELHPEDFVRLHRVFEGDHHARITELDGWLALGAHLPPKEKRGIVLVDPPFEEDGEYERLVDGLAKAYRRFPGGTYCLWYPLKKGAPIKEFHEALQATEIPKMLCAELAVRSDRETTGLTGSGLVIVNPPFTLKDELHQLLPALKDHLAQDRFASQRAFWLRGETKLAKAD; encoded by the coding sequence ATGAACTATCGCCACATCTATCATGCAGGCAATTTCGCCGATGTCCTGAAGCATGCGGTGCTGGCTCGGCTCGTCCGCTACATGCAGAAGAAGGATGCGGGTTTCCGCGTACTCGACACGCATGCCGGCATCGGCCTCTACGATCTTTCTTCCGAGGAAGCGCAGAAGACCGGGGAATGGCAAGATGGTATCGGCAAACTGCTCGAGACCGATCTCGGACCACAGGTCTCCGAATTGCTGGAGCCCTATCTCACCGCCATCCGCGAGCTGAACCCGCAGGGCGGCCTGCGCTTCTATCCCGGCTCGCCCAAACTGGCCCGCATGCTCTTCCGCCCGCAGGACCGGCTTTCGGCAATGGAACTGCACCCTGAGGATTTTGTTCGCCTGCATCGCGTCTTCGAAGGCGACCATCATGCGCGCATCACCGAGCTCGACGGCTGGCTGGCGCTCGGCGCGCATCTGCCGCCCAAGGAAAAGCGCGGCATCGTGCTCGTCGATCCGCCCTTCGAGGAAGACGGCGAATATGAGCGCCTGGTGGATGGTCTTGCCAAGGCCTACCGGCGTTTTCCTGGTGGCACCTATTGCCTCTGGTATCCACTGAAGAAGGGCGCACCGATCAAGGAATTTCACGAAGCGCTGCAGGCGACCGAAATCCCGAAGATGCTCTGCGCCGAGCTTGCAGTGCGCAGCGACCGCGAGACGACGGGGCTGACGGGCTCCGGCCTCGTCATCGTCAATCCGCCCTTCACGCTGAAGGACGAGCTGCACCAATTGCTACCGGCGCTGAAGGACCATCTGGCGCAGGACCGTTTCGCCTCGCAAAGAGCTTTCTGGCTGCGCGGCGAAACCAAGCTCGCCAAGGCCGATTGA
- a CDS encoding molybdopterin oxidoreductase family protein, translating into MNSDHWEFLCLLGGRALAYRNRMNIATPIHAKSRIGHTACPHDCPSTCALEVDLTEDGRIGRVRGANDHSYTSGVICAKVARYAERLYHPDRLMHPLRRAGAKGAGQWQQISWDDALDEIAEAFVKAEAKDGSEAIWPYFYAGTMGWVQRDSIERLRHAKRYSGFFSSICTNPAWTGFTMATGMLRGPDPREMARTDCVVIWGTNAVATQVNVMTHAIKSRKERGAKIVVIDIYDNPTMKQADMALIVKPGTDAALACAVMHIAFRDGYADRDYMAGYADDPSGLEAHLKTKTPGWAAAITGLSVDEIEAFAKLVGTTRKTFFRLGYGFTRQRNGAVAMHAAASIATVLGSWQYEGGGAFHSNSDIFRMNNAELTGKSMKDADIRMIDQSQIGRALTGDAVALRDRGPVTAMLIQNTNPVNIAPEQRLVKQGFARDDLFVAVHEQFMTETAEMADIVIPATMFVEHDDIYRAGGQNHILLGPKLVEPPSTVRTNLFVIEELAKRLGVADRPGFGFTAREMVDRVLAASNLPDYDHFLEHKWFDRQPAFEDAHYLNGFAHADGKFHFRPDWVNGASPNKPPASVGALGPYAELPPFPDQVDVIELADAEHPFRLATSPARNFLNSSFSETKTSRQKEGRPEVMINPVDAEANDVGNGDLVRIGNMRGDLRIHARVTTEVKPGVLIAEGLWPNKAHVDGEGINVLTGADPVAPYGGAAVHDNKVWLRKDVI; encoded by the coding sequence ATGAATTCGGATCATTGGGAGTTTTTGTGCCTTTTGGGCGGTCGAGCCTTGGCATATAGAAATCGCATGAACATTGCGACCCCCATCCATGCCAAATCCCGGATCGGCCATACGGCCTGTCCGCATGACTGTCCCTCCACCTGCGCACTGGAAGTGGATCTGACGGAAGACGGCCGTATCGGTCGTGTCCGGGGCGCCAACGATCATTCCTACACGTCGGGCGTCATCTGCGCCAAGGTCGCCCGTTATGCCGAGCGGCTCTATCATCCGGACCGTCTCATGCACCCGCTGCGCCGCGCCGGCGCCAAGGGGGCAGGGCAGTGGCAGCAGATTTCCTGGGACGATGCGCTGGATGAGATTGCCGAAGCCTTCGTGAAGGCCGAGGCCAAGGATGGCAGTGAGGCCATCTGGCCTTATTTCTACGCCGGCACCATGGGCTGGGTACAGCGCGACTCGATCGAGCGCCTGCGCCATGCCAAGCGTTATTCCGGCTTCTTCTCCTCGATCTGCACCAATCCCGCCTGGACCGGTTTTACCATGGCGACCGGCATGCTGCGCGGCCCCGATCCGCGCGAGATGGCCCGCACCGATTGCGTCGTCATCTGGGGCACCAATGCTGTTGCCACCCAGGTCAATGTGATGACCCACGCGATCAAGTCGCGCAAGGAGCGCGGCGCGAAGATCGTCGTCATCGACATCTACGACAATCCGACGATGAAGCAGGCTGACATGGCGCTCATCGTCAAGCCGGGTACCGATGCGGCCCTTGCCTGCGCCGTCATGCACATCGCCTTCCGCGACGGTTATGCCGACCGCGACTACATGGCTGGATATGCCGACGATCCCTCGGGTCTCGAAGCGCATCTGAAGACAAAGACGCCGGGATGGGCGGCCGCAATAACCGGTCTTTCGGTCGATGAGATCGAAGCCTTCGCCAAGCTCGTCGGCACCACGAGGAAGACCTTCTTCCGCCTCGGCTATGGCTTCACGCGCCAGCGCAATGGTGCGGTCGCCATGCACGCGGCAGCCTCGATCGCCACCGTGCTCGGCTCCTGGCAATATGAGGGCGGCGGCGCCTTCCATTCCAACAGCGATATCTTTCGCATGAACAATGCGGAACTGACCGGCAAGTCGATGAAGGATGCCGACATCCGCATGATCGACCAGTCACAGATCGGCCGGGCGCTGACCGGCGATGCCGTGGCGTTGCGCGATCGCGGCCCTGTTACGGCCATGCTGATTCAGAACACCAATCCGGTGAATATCGCCCCGGAACAGCGGCTGGTGAAACAAGGCTTTGCGCGCGACGATCTCTTCGTTGCCGTGCATGAGCAGTTCATGACCGAGACGGCCGAAATGGCCGATATCGTCATTCCCGCCACCATGTTCGTCGAGCACGACGATATCTATCGCGCCGGCGGCCAGAACCACATTCTGCTTGGGCCCAAGCTCGTCGAGCCGCCATCGACCGTGCGCACCAATCTCTTCGTCATCGAGGAACTGGCAAAACGCCTTGGCGTCGCCGATCGCCCCGGCTTCGGCTTCACCGCCCGCGAAATGGTCGATCGCGTTCTGGCCGCTAGCAACCTGCCGGACTATGACCATTTCCTCGAGCACAAATGGTTCGACCGCCAGCCGGCTTTCGAGGACGCACACTATCTCAATGGTTTCGCCCATGCCGACGGCAAGTTCCACTTCCGCCCGGACTGGGTGAACGGCGCCTCACCGAACAAGCCGCCCGCTTCCGTCGGTGCGCTCGGCCCCTATGCCGAACTGCCGCCGTTCCCGGATCAGGTCGACGTCATCGAGCTTGCTGACGCCGAGCATCCCTTCCGCCTGGCGACATCGCCGGCGCGCAATTTCCTGAATTCGAGCTTCTCGGAAACCAAGACCTCGCGCCAGAAGGAAGGCCGCCCGGAAGTGATGATCAACCCTGTCGATGCCGAGGCGAACGATGTCGGCAATGGTGACCTCGTCCGCATTGGTAATATGCGCGGTGACCTGCGCATCCACGCCCGCGTAACGACCGAGGTCAAGCCGGGCGTT